The Acidobacteriota bacterium genome has a segment encoding these proteins:
- a CDS encoding BLUF domain-containing protein, with protein sequence MMKRVKYASRYSKSLTEQELEDLGQQAAAKNAELGVTGVLMASGGMFYQVIEGPAEAVDGLFAAIEEDERHTGVLVLDVEEEVETRLFPEWSMKTVNLDAASHVRLMPLKVLMQAVYDQRQLVDKMTWAIERTLKHELGSSE encoded by the coding sequence ATGATGAAACGTGTCAAATATGCGAGTCGTTACTCGAAGTCCCTGACCGAGCAGGAGCTCGAAGACTTGGGCCAGCAAGCAGCGGCGAAGAACGCCGAGCTCGGGGTCACGGGAGTGCTGATGGCTTCGGGTGGAATGTTTTACCAGGTCATCGAGGGGCCGGCGGAAGCCGTTGACGGACTGTTCGCAGCCATCGAGGAAGACGAGCGGCACACCGGCGTTCTCGTACTCGACGTCGAGGAGGAGGTGGAGACACGGCTTTTCCCGGAATGGTCGATGAAGACCGTGAACCTCGATGCGGCCTCACATGTTCGGTTGATGCCGCTCAAGGTGTTGATGCAGGCTGTCTATGACCAGCGTCAGCTGGTCGACAAGATGACCTGGGCGATCGAGCGCACCCTCAAGCACGAGCTCGGAAGCTCCGAATAG
- a CDS encoding class I SAM-dependent methyltransferase, whose amino-acid sequence MKAISSLEDVVTDEAPRAHHVCPWWVGYLITNPIRKLGENPNTILTPYARPGMAAVDIGCGMGFFTLPLARLVGDGGRVVCVDIQEKMLSSLRRRARRKGVDHIVETRMATEEDLPLDDLAGEMDLAIAAHVLHETPYPSRFLGQCYQVLRPGGRLLVIEPNGHVTDVEFDASRRLALDAGFAALRDENLKRSRELVLTKPTGSI is encoded by the coding sequence ATGAAGGCCATTTCATCACTCGAAGACGTTGTTACGGACGAGGCACCACGTGCCCACCATGTGTGTCCATGGTGGGTCGGATACCTGATCACCAACCCGATCCGAAAGCTGGGGGAGAACCCGAACACGATCCTCACCCCGTACGCGAGGCCGGGAATGGCAGCGGTCGACATCGGCTGCGGGATGGGTTTCTTCACCCTCCCACTCGCACGTCTGGTAGGCGACGGCGGGAGGGTTGTGTGCGTGGACATCCAGGAGAAGATGCTCTCGAGCCTGCGCAGGCGGGCGAGAAGAAAGGGCGTCGATCACATAGTCGAGACACGCATGGCAACCGAGGAAGATCTCCCTCTCGATGACCTGGCCGGGGAGATGGATCTGGCGATTGCGGCGCACGTTCTGCACGAGACCCCGTACCCGAGCCGTTTTCTCGGCCAGTGCTACCAGGTCCTCCGCCCGGGAGGGCGTCTCCTGGTGATCGAGCCGAATGGCCATGTCACGGACGTTGAGTTCGACGCGAGTCGGCGTCTTGCGCTCGACGCCGGGTTTGCAGCCCTCAGAGACGAAAACCTGAAAAGGAGCAGGGAACTGGTGCTTACAAAACCGACAGGCTCGATCTAG